The Arachis ipaensis cultivar K30076 chromosome B03, Araip1.1, whole genome shotgun sequence region TTCTGTATAGCAAGAAACTTCTCCCTTCCTTCAGGGTTTTTGTCAGGATGATATTTCATAGCAAGTTTTCGATATTGTCGCTTTAACTTTTCCTCGTCAATATTTTCAATTTGCTTTGATAAGCTAGATGTTTCATCTGATACCTCCGAAGAGTGCTTTTTATTTACATCATCACCAGATACATCCTCCAAGGATATTTCAAGGATCTTGCAAGCTGCTTCTTCAGAAAGATCCATAGGTTTTCTCGTCAACTCTTCACGCCACATTACAAGTAAGGACTGCAGAAACTCTACATGCTCAACAATAGGCCAATTTGGAAAGCGGATCTCATCGCATAGATTCCTCAGGTAATAACGATGACACCACATTTCATCTCTAAGTTCAGGGTATGTAACTGGAGGCATTGGGGCATAGTCATATAAAACATGGCAATGCTGTGACAATTTCTGTGGAAAATCACCAAGGTGTTGCAAAACCTGATAAAGACAGTGAACAGGGATATATTGAACCGCATGAACAATATCGGAAAGGTAGTTTGGGAAGTACACTTGTATTCTATAAAAATATACACATCAGATCTTAATTTGTAATACCTGACGTATTAAATTTTCTGCCCTCATTTTATGAGTCCATATTATCTCAGGAGTGTCAGAATCAGATACCATTGCTGCAGCAAATGCTGCTGGACCACTGCGCTCCAATACATACAACAAAGATTCAGGAAGAAGTCCACCAAGAACACTACGTTTTGCCAAAGGCAATGAAGTTGAAACCGCAGCCTCTTCGCCACCATGAAATGCTTGGTGGACATGGGTGACAGCAAAGAGTTGCCCAATTGAAAGTAGATTAGATCCTGGATAAGCCAGTGCAAAATAAAATGCACCGGTGCTGTATAGACGTATCATGGCTTTGGGATTCCTGGTAACAATGGCCTTCAACAATGCAGCAGCTGCCTCAACAATACTTGGTTCCCCAGAGAGAATGGCCTGAATTCATAAAACAACCCACCCCCCAACACACACACAACGAAAGagggaaaaaatgaaaagaaaaataaaaactagattaaaatattatattaatgaATTATTTGGAAgggtagaaaatactaaaaatcaACTGAAACCATACTATCACATAGCAAACAACTTGAACTAAATATGATAAAGTTAACAAGCAATGAGACAATTCCTATAATCTTTGAGAAAGAAATTTTATTATAGTAGTATATCAGAACAAACATATTTTCATACATGGCCAAATAATAAGGAAAAACCTTTAAAGTACCTGTGCAATGTGAGGAAGGCAACGTGGACTTGACAAGATTCGTTTTACTCTAGGAGTTGGAGTAACAATTTCTCCAGCATCATCTAAATCTGAATGTGCAGACACCATGCTATGCAATATGGACAAAGCTGCATCTCCAACCTGAAGGCAAGAACCATGGTCAGGAAAGCACCATGAAAATATAATGAAAGCATAAATAAGACATATACATGTTCCAAGAGAAATGACATCTTTCCAGCTAGCAACATGCCAATTTTCAGAAGAATATAACAGGCACAGAAACTTgaggtttaaaaaaaaaaattgcttcATCTAAGAAGGTTGGGTAATTTTTTGCAAATGTAAGCAAGTTAAAGATAGAATTGTAATTGGTAAATAAGTTATTATAGGAGATTGAAGATAGTGGCACTGGCACCTAAACATATGTTGCTTTTCTCATTAGATTTTTTGTaccaaagataaataaataaataaattcaagtCATCAAGAATAATAAGTAAGGTTTCAGTTCATGAAAGATTAATAGCATAAAAAAAACCAATTCATGCCACATATCATGATATCAGACAAGATATAATCAAGAATTCGAGATAGAGAAAAATATTTACAGAACAATTGATGTTTATATGAATATAACATTATCTTCCACCAAAGATGATGGCTCTACCTGAGGTGGGGTAAGGACAGGAACTCTAAGGGCAAGTGCCCAGCGAAGCTCACGAATATCACGCAACTTCTTCCAATCTAGCATCCCAGAGGCCCAACACCTTGTTGTCCAATCAATAGCCTTCTTGGACCATAACCTTCTAATAGCATCTTTTTCCACAGGTCCAATTTGAGCACCTTCTCTGTCGATATACATCCATTCCTTGAGTGGCTCCATGAAAGCCGTAGCAgcaatcaaatttgattgcaaagGAATAGCTGTCCTCTCCGAAGCTTCATGGACCACTGTAAGAAGATCGACAGCTAATACACAGCCTCCAACTAGAACACAAGCCTCTACATTAGCTAAATCCTTCATCAAAGCCTGAAATTGAGTTAAATTAACTTTGAGTAGAGCTAGTAAAGTGAAATcaccaaaaggaaagaaaaaacaaGAAAGAATAAGTAGATTAAATTTACAAAGAccttcaaaagaaaaagaagtctGTGTCTCAGAGCTCTGTCATCTGTCCTGTCCAGGAGAACAGTAATGTGAGCAGTGCCTGAAAAAGGACCAACAGTCTTGTAGTGCTGCTCATATACAATTGCCATTGCCCTTGCACAAAGCTCTCTCACTGATGAACCACCACCGCCACCAAAACCATCTAGTCTACCCATATCACACCAATCATCTGATGCACCTAGTTCATCAGGAACAGCCCCATCTACAGTAAGCCCTGTGTCTGCATCACATAAAAAACGATGGTAAAGTGCTCTAAAGAAAGCATCTGGATCACGCAACGGGAAGTCTTGTGCCCTGCCACCACTGCCACTCTCAAGCAGGAGACGCAGATAATATTGGCCCACACAAACTTCTTTTGACAGGCTTGGGTAACGAACGGAAAATTCAGCATAGTTCCAAGATATTTGCGGGACATTCTCAATCCCTGTTGCCATTTCAAGGATAGCACCCCCAGGAACAATATCTTCAGTACGCTCTTTTTCAACATCTAGTTTATGGACTTCAGCTTGCAAAGATTCTCTTAACTCTTGCCTAGTACGCTCATTCCAAATCAAATCTGCACGATTGTGATCAAGACCAAACGCTCGCCAGAATTCAGGCCAGTTACATAGAAGCCGACCAGAACCCACGGGAGTGTTCTCCACCACAACTTGAGCAGGAGCTGGAACATCTGCATTCTGCAAGCCAACTGCATTGCCATCAGGATCAACTGAATTTGATAAATCAGGTACCTTTGCTTCATTTGAGTTTGCAGATGGACAAGTAGCTGAGGCCACAACAGTTGAATACCCATTTTGTGTGACTGCTGTAGGAGATCCACTGGACAAATTTTCATTAGTATGAACAACAGAAGATTGAATATCTGAAGCCTGTCCAGAGCTTGGCTCAAGAGCAGCTCTATGGTAGTTGTCTGAGCCCCTAATAATGGCACTCCCTGTCTGCCTACCCGAATCTGAAACATCAAAATTATTAGCTGAAGCAAAGGGTTGTTCTTGAGAGGTTAGTCCTCTCCCGATGCGACTTTTCCTCTGCTGAAGTAAGCGTCTTTTTCTTCTCCCAATTGATGACTCCTCTTGATTCGTTTCTTCATCTTGAACTCCATCAGAGCGTGTATGCAAATAAGCAACAAGTCCAGGAGGCAGAATTCGAGACAATAGCTCCAAAGCGGGTTGATAGGAATCCGCCCAAAGAGCAACAAGTTGTCGACTAACTTCACGGCGTTCACCAGCAGGAAGGAAAAAAGCGTGCAATAAATGCCTCAACAAAGCACCATCACGCAGAGAAGCCTCTCGCATGGACTCCGCAGCAATAGCATCTTCTTCAGCAATTGATCGCATAATAACAGCTACTGTTTCTCTAACACTTTCGGCAGGATGACCAAATAGTGCAAACAAACGACGCTTTAACCCAGCAACTTGGCGCAACAACTCAACAAAAACATTATATTGAGTAGTTTCCCCAAGTGGATCACAAATCATAGCCTCGAGCACTTCAACCACAGCCATTGACAGCAAAGGTGATACTGACATAGGCTTCAATCTGTTGACAAGAATAATGACATAACTCTGATTAGCAAACAATACTGACTTCGTATGCATAATTGTTGCGTGCCACTCTCCTTTAGAATCCATCACATTAGCATCACCAGGCCCACCACCAATGAGTGCTGCAACAAGCCCGGCAGCCTCCGATGCAACACCCTCTGAACCATTTCTAAGCAAACCCATTATCCTTCCAACTGCTGCTGGAAAAGACATCACGTGTGATGCGGCACTTCTTGATGCAAGTAGTCGATGTAAACAAGCAATAAAACCCATCACAGTTGCAGCAGCTTTTGGTGACGGGGGTGGCAAAGGAGGAGATTCTGGAGGAAGATTTGAGGCCGCAGGAAGCATAGTAATCAAGGCCATCAAGGTAACCTCTGGCACTTCAATGTTTAAAGGCACACCAGTAAAAGGTATACATGCATTGAACTCCCTTATTCTTCGCCATAGTTTAGCTCTTGATCCAGGAATGGAACCACCTTCAGCAACAGCATCCTTGGCAGCAGCTGCTAAATGTTTCAAATGCATTGAAGCACTTTCAGCATCAGCAACTGGCTTTTGCTGACCATATTGCAAATAAACTCTTCCACAGGGAGGATCAATCCGGTGACCAGGCATTGTCAGCCTTGGCAATACAGGTATGGCACATTGACCCTGCACAAAACATCACCAAAAGTCAAAGATGCACTTAGACAATGCAGGATTTctttattttggaaaataaaaatataccatATAGCCATTTGCTTCAGTATGGTAAAATGTTTAAAATTGATATGAAGATTCTAAGCAATAAACTAGCAAATGAACTGCCATACTTTACTTCCATCTATACATGCCATAGTAGGAAAATTCTTAACCAAGATGAGATACATCTACCTACTTCAGTTTGAATTGCATCACGAACAGCTGCAAGTAAGCTATCGCGAGATGTGCTTGCATAAACCTACAATCAGTACCATACAAATGAGAAATTTCAGAGCATAAAATTTCATAATTGCAGTAGCATAACATCGCTTACATGGATAGGACATCCATCACTGAATTCAACTGCAAACATCTGGGGCTCTTCAGCAAACCGAACAAGGGCGCTTACTGAAGACAAAGGACGAACAGTAACAGCCTGCACACATCTAGTGAAAATTCTCAATATATGATATAAGCTTTCCAAGTAAAAATCATCTTACATGGAGATAGAAATGTACTGATATAAAGCAGTTCAGTCAGATACGTATAAAGACTACATAAAACTATTGATATACACAAAACTGTACATTAATTGAACTTGTATAAAACTTCCATTCTTCCATAAATTCTATTTTGCCCTGGACAAAAAAAGAATGATGCTTCTTGCTACATGACAACTTAAATATGTAGGCTCCTAACAATACACAAAATAGGGGGTCAAGAAATCTGCATGTACTTCAAATTATAAAAAGCTGATACTGTTTGTGTTATTCTAGATAAAATCAGAACTAAATTCCAGAAACTAGTTGTGCAACTCAATGCATACATTCTTGTGTCAGAAGTTGATAGATTTCCCAAAGCATTTACACACATTTTTCTATATTACTAGTTGTCTTAACAAATGCGTCACTTACTTCGTAATTCTCAGGACGCCTTTCCACGAGTGACACTTTTGTAAGAATGAGCTGTCGAGATACAGCATCACCATGTTCACCAAGTCCTCCTTTCGGACCAACTCCTAAGCTCAATCCTGGAACGTTCAGAGTTCCATGGGCAGCAGAACGCAACCTAGTTACAGACCAACCTCCCAAAGGGGTATCTTCGGCTCCAACTGCCTCTTTTGCTGCATTAGATTTATACGCTTAAGgttaaaaaaccaaaaaacaaaagaaactcACTACAGGCAATAAATAATTCAAATGTGGAAGGAAGATTAATGATGTCATAATTATAACTGGATACCCCTTTGTTTTATATACTCAGAGATTGTAAGAGTTTGGGAACTCTCCACAGACAAGGACAACCCAACAGTGGATTTTGCAGTTTTTGTCTGCAATAAAAATTACTCTGTTACTACTGCTGATATGTTAAGTTGTGTTACAAGACAATACATAAATCATCGcattatctcaatatcaaatggTAACATGAATTAAGATGCCAATATCTAGGAGAACAATTGTTTAGGCTTAAAGAACATCATCATACCAAGTTTGCAATAATAGCTGAATTAGTGCACCCAGAGGCAGCTTGGAAAGCTTTAGATTTCCTTCCATATAAAGGGCAAAGGATAAAACCACTCCCATGATCAACATTTTTCTTACCAAATGCATCACAAAGAATAATAATTGCAGGAGAATCCATGTCTCTAAAATCCAAGCACCAGCGAAGGTCACCAGATTTTGTGTCAATAAGTTCAACACCAACATAAGTTATCTTAAGTTTCTGTAAGTGTCAAGAATCATACAAAGATAATTAGTTTCACAGCATATacatttctttttctgtttttttctttgcatttttataCAGCGAAGCTCATCACACACTTTATCAAGCATATAAAAATTCAATCAGATTTTTAGAAAAGCATCAGcaactctctctttttttcttcccCCCCCCCCCTATCTTGTGCAATCCTANNNNNNNNNNNNNNNNNNNNNNNNNNNNNNNNNNNNNNNNNNNNNNNNNNNNNNNNNNNNNNNNNNNNNNNNNNNNNNNNNNNNNNNNNNNNNNNNNNNNNNNNNNNNNNNNNNNNNNNNNNNNNNNNNNNNNNNNNNNNNNNNNNNNNNNNNNNNNNNNNNNNNNNNNNNNNNNNNNNNNNNNNNNNNNNNNNNNNNNNNNNNNNNNNNNNNNNNNNNNNNNNNNNNNNNNNNNNNNNNNNNNNNNNNNNNNNNNNNNNNNNNNNNNNNNNNNNNNNNNNNNNNNNNNNNNNNNNNNNNNNNNNNNNNNNNNNNNNNNNNNNNNNNNNNNNNNNNNNNNNNNNNNNNNNNNNNNNNNNNNNNNNNNNNNNNNNNNNNNNNNNNNNNNNNNNNNNNNNNNNNNNNNNNNNNNNNNNNNNNNNNNNNNNNNNNNNNNNNNNNNNNNNNNNNNNNNNNNNNNNNNNNNNNNNNNNNNNNNNNNNNNNNNNNNNNNNNNNNNNNNNNNNNNNNNNNNNNNNNNNNNNNNNNNNNNNNNNNNNNNNNNNNNNNNNNNNNNNNNNNNNNNNNNNNNNNNNNNNNNNNNNNNNNNNNNNNNNNNNNNNNNNNNNNNNNNNNNNNNNNNNNNNNNNNNNNNNNNNNNNNNNNNNNNNNNNNNNNNNNNNNNNNNNNNNNNNNNNNNNNNNNNNNNNNNNNNNNNNNNNNNNNNNNNNNNNNNNNNNNNNNNNNNNNNNNNNNNNNNNNNNNNNNNNNNNNNNNNNNNNNNNNNNNNNNNNNNNNNNNNNNNNNNNNNNNNNNNNNNNNNNNNNNNNNNNNNNNNNNNNNNNNNNNNNNNNNNNNNNNNNNNNNNNNNNNNNNNNNNNNNNNNNNNNNNNNNNNNNNNNNNNNNNNNNNNNNNNNNNNNNNNNNNNNNNNNNNNNNNNNNNNNNNNNNNNNNNNNNNNNNNNNNNNNNNNNNNNNNNNNNNNNNNNNNNNNNNNNNNNNNNNNNNNNNNNNNNNNNNNNNNNNNNNNNNNNNNNNNNNNNNNNNNNNNNNNNNNNNNNNNNNNNNNNNNNNNNNNNNNNNNNNNNNNNNNNNNNNNNNNNNNNNNNNNNNNNNNNNNNNNNNNNNNNNNNNNNNNNNNNNNNNNNNNNNNNNNNNNNNNNNNNNNNNNNNNNNNNNNNNNNNNNNNNNNNNNNNNNNNNNNNNNNNNNNNNNNNNNNNNNNNNNNNNNNNNNNNNNNNNNNNNNNNNNNNNNNNNNNNNNNNNNNNNNNNNNNNNNNNNNNNNNNNNNNNNNNNNNNNNNNNNNNNNNNNNNNNNNNNNNNNNNNNNNNNNNNNNNNNNNNNNNNNNNNNNNNNNNNNNNNNNNNNNNNNNNNNNNNNNNNNNNNNNNNNNNNNNNNNNNNNNNNNNNNNNNNNNNNNNNNNNNNNNNNNNNNNNNNNNNNNNNNNNNNNNNNNNNNNNNNNNNNNNNNNNNNNNNNNNNNNNNNNNNNNNNNNNNNNNNNNNNNNNNNNNNNNNNNNNNNNNNNNNNNNNNNNNNNNNNNNNNNNNNNNNNNNTTCGGGGCCCGGGGCCTTCCCTCCCCCTAAATATAAAAATCGTTGTCGTCTAAATTACTTGAAAAATGCAAGACACGTTCACATCCTCAAACTTCACCATAACCAGCAGctaaaaatataaaacatatgACGACTAAAAACCAACAATCATACACCCTTCACCATCCCAATCAAGATGCAGCCATGCATTACACCATAAGTAGCAACCAAAACAGCGTGCCCAGAATAACTTACAAAAGGAACCCATTGAGACGCCCGCCGTCGAAGATGCAGCACCGGGAACTCAGCCACCGGCGCCAACCTATTCCACCTTATCCGATGCATCTCTGTCAGAATACTCGCCCTATACCTCGACGAGAACTTTATCGCCTTGAACTTCCCCCTTCCATCGGTTCTCACGCTCACACTGAACTCATTCGAATTATCGTCACGTCCAAGGACCGGCGCGGCACCCTCGAAATCAGTGGCGACGTCGTATGAGTTCGTAACAGAGAGCGAGGACGGGTCGAGCGTGACAATGGAGACGCTGGATACGCACAGTATCCGCTTATACCGGCCGCGCCAGGAGTGCTTCACGACCATGTACNNNNNNNNNNNNNNNNNNNNNNNNNNNNNNNNNNNNNNNNNNNNNNNNNNNNNNNNNNNNNNNNNNNNNNNNNNNNNNNNNNNNNNNNNNNNNNNNNNNNNNNNNNNNNNNNNNNNNNNNNNNNNNNNNNNNNNNNNNNNNNNNNNNNNNNNNNNNNNNNNNNNNNNNNNNNNNNNNNNNNNNNNNNNNNNNNNNNNNNNNNNNNNNNNNNNNNNNNNNNNNNNNNNNNNNNNNNNNNNNNNNNNNNNNNNNNNNNNNNNNNNNNNNNNNNNNNNNNNNNNNNNNNNNNNNNNNNNNNNNNNNNNNNNNNNNNNNNNNNNNNNNNNNNNNNNNNNNNNNNNNNNNNNNNNNNNNNNNNNNNNNNNNNNNNNNNNNNNNNNNNNNNNNNNNNNNNNNNNNNNNNNNNNNNNNNNNNNNNNNNNNNNNNNNNNNNNNNNNNNNNNNNNNNNNNNNNNNNNNNNNNNNNNNNNNNNNNNNNNNNNNNNNNNNNNNNNNNNNNNNNNNNNNNNNNNNNNNNNNNNNNNNNNNNNNNNNNNNNNNNNNNNNNNNNNNNNNNNNNNNNNNNNNNNNNNNNNNNNNNNNNNNNNNNNNNNNNNNNNNNNNNNNNNNNNNNNNNNNNNNNNNNNNNNNNNNNNNNNNNNNNNNNNNNNNNNNNNNNNNNNNNNNNNNNNNNNNNNNNNNNNNNNNNNNNNNNNNNNNNNNNNNNNNNNNNNNNNNNNNNNNNNNNNNNNNNNNNNNNNNNNNNNNNNNNNNNNNNNNNNNNNNNNNNNNNNNNNNNNNNNNNNNNNNNNNNNNNNNNNNNNNNNNNNNNNNNNNNNNNNNNNNNNNNNNNNNNNNNNNNNNNNNNNNNNNNNNNNNNNNNNNNNNNNNNNNNNNNNNNNNNNNNNNNNNNNNNNNNNNNNNNNNNNNNNNNNNNNNNNNNNNNNNNNNNNNNNNNNNNNNNNNNNNNNNNNNNNNNNNNNNNNNNNNNNNNNNNNNNNNNNNNNNNNNNNNNNNNNNNNNNNNNNNNNNNNNNNNNNNNNNNNNNNNNNNNNNNNNNNNNNNNNNNNNNNNNNNNNNNNNNNNNNNNNNNNNNNNNNNNNNNNNNNNNNNNNNNNNNNNNNNNNNNNNNNNNNNNNNNNNNNNNNNNNNNNNNNNNNNNNNNNNNNNNNNNNNNNNNNNNNNNNNNNNNNNNNNNNNNNNNNNNNNNNNNNNNNNNNNNNNNNNNNNNNNNNNNNNNNNNNNNNNNNNNNNNNNNNNNNNNNNNNNNNNNNNNNNNNNNNNNNNNNNNNNNNNNNNNNNNNNNNNNNNNNNNNNNNNNNNNNNNNNNNNNNNNNNNNNNNNNNNNNNNNNNNNNNNNNNNNNNNNNNNNNNNNNNNNNNNNNNNNNNNNNNNNNNNNNNNNNNNNNNNNNNNNNNNNNNNNNNNNNNNNNNNNNNNNNNNNNNNNNNNNNNNNNNNNNNNNNNNNNNNNNNNNNNNNNNNNNNNNNNNNNNNNNNNNNNNNNNNNNNNNNNNNNNNNNNNNNNNNNNNNNNNNNNNNNNNNNNNNNNNNNNNNNNNNNNNNNNNNNNNNNNNNNNNNNNNNNNNNNNNNNNNNNNNNNNNNNNNNNNNNNNNNNNNNNNNNNNNNNNNNNNNNNNNNNNNNNNNNNNNNNNNNNNNNNNNNNNNNNNNNNNNNNNNNNNNNNNNNNNNNNNNNNNNNNNNNNNNNNNNNNNNNNNNNNNNNNNNNNNNNNNNNNNNNNNNNNNNNNNNNNNNNNNNNNNNNNNNNNNNNNNNNNNNNNNNNNNNNNNNNNNNNNNNNNNNNNNNNNNNNNNNNNNNNNNNNNNNNNNNNNNNNNNNNNNNNNNNNNNNNNNNNNNNNNNNNNNNNNNNNNNNNNNNNNNNNNNNNNNNNNNNNNNNNNNNNNNNNNNNNNNNNNNNNNNNNNNNNNNNNNNNNNNNNNNNNNNNNNNNNNNNNNNNNNNNNNNNNNNNNNNNNNNNNNNNNNNNNNNNNNNNNNNNNNNNNNNNNNNNNNNNNNNNNNNNNNNNNNNNNNNNNNNNNNNNNNNNNNNNNNNNNNNNNNNNNNNNNNNNNNNNNNNNNNNNNNNNNNNNNNNNNNNNNNNNNNNNNNNNNNNNNNNNNNNNNNNNNNNNNNNNNNNNNNNNNNNNNNNNNNNNNNNNNNNNNNNNNNNNNNNNNNNNNNNNNNNNNNNNNNNNNNNNNNNNNNNNNNNNNNNNNNNNNNNNNNNNNNNNNNNNNNNNNNNNNNNNNNNNNNNNNNNNNNNNNNNNNNNNNNNNNNNNNNNNNNNNNNNACTCCCTTCACCATCCCAATCAAGATGCAGCCATGCATTACACCATAAGTAGCAACCAAAACAGCGTGCCCAGAATAACTTACAAAAGGAACCCATTGAGACGCCCGCCGTCGAAGATGCAGCACCGGGAACTCAGCCACCGGCGCCAACCTATTCCACCTTATCCGATGCATCTCTGTCAGAATACTCGCCCTATACAACTTTATCGACTTTATCGCCTTGAACTTCCCCCTTCCATCGGTTCTCACGCTCACACTGAACTCATTCGAATTATCGTCACGTCCAAGGGCACCCTCGACGGAGGACGAGCGCGCGGCGACAACGCCAGCGGAGGCAGATTCCATGATGGGCGGAGGACGGAGGTGGACGGGGCGGTTGAGATCGGAGGCGTAGCGGGTTACGGATTCGACCTGGGGGAGGTAGGCGAGAGTGGGGACACGTGGCGCATGCTGAAGGCTGCTGAGGAAGGACCAGAATCCCTGCTGCTGATGCTGCTGCTGCCGCGAGGAGTAGTACAATAGTGCTGCCGCCTCCGCCGGGGTTCGGTGAGGCCGAGACTGATTCGCCCCCAGCTCTGAAAATTTGGGGAGAGAGATTTTACATTCAATTCGGTCGTTTTCAGATCGAATCGAAAACCCTAACTAATCTGCGATTGGTTCAGCGAATGCGAAAATAATCCGAATCGGAATTACGGGACTGGAGAATAAGAGCGGATGTTTATGCAGGTGAATCAGAGAAACCGCATGGCGAAAATTGAATCCAAGATAGAGATCAAGGAGAAGTTTGGCCGAAACGGAgcgaaagagagagagagtagtgGAAAGAGGGAAGGATAGCGATGATCCCACGGACCGCATCTGACTACTTAGGATGACGTGGCGTGCTCTTATTTGTTAACACCGAAACCGACTTTCGGAGTTAATACTTTCACATTTTGTgatatttcattttaatttacatttactgttaagaaggaaaaaaaaagaatttacacCTATTAATAAGTTATAATTCAAATGGTATTAGTTTTTCATATTCATTTAAGANNNNNNNNNNNNNNNNNNNNNNNNNNNNNNNNNNNNNNNNNNNNNNNNNNNNNNNNNNNNNNNNNNNNNNNNNNNNNNNNNNNNNNNNNNNNNNNNNNNNNNNNNNNNNNNNNNNNNNNNNNNNNNNNNNNNNNNNNNNNNNNNNNNNNNNNNNNNNNNNNNNNNNNNNNNNNNNNNNNNNNNNNNNNNNNNNNNNNNNNNNNNNNNNNNNNNNNNNNNNNNNNNNNNNNNNNNNNNNNNNNNNNNNNNNNNNNNNNNNNNNNNNNNNNNNNNNNNNNNNNNNNNNNNNNNNNNNNNNNNNNNNNNNNNNNNNNNNNNNNNNNNNNNNNNNNNNNNNNNNNNNNNNNNNNNNNNNNNNNNNNNNNNNNNNNNNNNNNNNNNNNNNNNNNNNNNNNNNNNNNNNNNNNNNNNNNNNNNNNNNNNNNNNNNNNNNNNNNNNNNNNNNNNNNNNNNNNNNNNNNNNNNNNNNNNNNNNNNNNNNNNNNNNNNNNNNNNNNNNNNNNNNNNNNNNNNNNNNNNNNNNNNNNNACAAAtacattataaataaataattatgtaaacgaataataaaaattacttcATAGGTTACGTCATTAATTTCTTTAACTATATTGTAAGaaaaatatcaataaattatcgttaaaaaaataaaatagtcaAAAGTTGCAAATTCTTATACAATTCTTATAAAcacataaatataataaaacaCCAAAAGAgtaacatataaatataataaacatataGCATAATAAGTCAAGGAGAACAAAAATTTATACAAATCTGCCAAACCAGATTCTGGTTCAAGAATTCACCAAAACATGTTTCTATGTAATTCGAAACAGTGCAATTCGAACTCCAAATTCATATAATTTGAATCAACATGATTCGAACTACGTTGACATGCACACACCCATGTAATTCGAATCCATCTTATTCGAATTACACACTAATAGTAATTCAAATCAGAGTGATCCTAAGTAATTCGAATTTGACTGATTCGAATTATTCATGGTAAAATTTGAATTatactgttaaaaaattaataatttattaaaaaaattaataatttaaaaattaaaaaaatatatattttatttcatacgttaaaaaaaagctaaaaatTTAAAGATACAACTAATTAGCTATATTAACTGCATAGCC contains the following coding sequences:
- the LOC107630420 gene encoding dnaJ homolog subfamily C GRV2 isoform X4; translated protein: MGSFSKEAVGAEDTPLGGWSVTRLRSAAHGTLNVPGLSLGVGPKGGLGEHGDAVSRQLILTKVSLVERRPENYEAVTVRPLSSVSALVRFAEEPQMFAVEFSDGCPIHVYASTSRDSLLAAVRDAIQTEGQCAIPVLPRLTMPGHRIDPPCGRVYLQYGQQKPVADAESASMHLKHLAAAAKDAVAEGGSIPGSRAKLWRRIREFNACIPFTGVPLNIEVPEVTLMALITMLPAASNLPPESPPLPPPSPKAAATVMGFIACLHRLLASRSAASHVMSFPAAVGRIMGLLRNGSEGVASEAAGLVAALIGGGPGDANVMDSKGEWHATIMHTKSVLFANQSYVIILVNRLKPMSVSPLLSMAVVEVLEAMICDPLGETTQYNVFVELLRQVAGLKRRLFALFGHPAESVRETVAVIMRSIAEEDAIAAESMREASLRDGALLRHLLHAFFLPAGERREVSRQLVALWADSYQPALELLSRILPPGLVAYLHTRSDGVQDEETNQEESSIGRRKRRLLQQRKSRIGRGLTSQEQPFASANNFDVSDSGRQTGSAIIRGSDNYHRAALEPSSGQASDIQSSVVHTNENLSSGSPTAVTQNGYSTVVASATCPSANSNEAKVPDLSNSVDPDGNAVGLQNADVPAPAQVVVENTPVGSGRLLCNWPEFWRAFGLDHNRADLIWNERTRQELRESLQAEVHKLDVEKERTEDIVPGGAILEMATGIENVPQISWNYAEFSVRYPSLSKEVCVGQYYLRLLLESGSGGRAQDFPLRDPDAFFRALYHRFLCDADTGLTVDGAVPDELGASDDWCDMGRLDGFGGGGGSSVRELCARAMAIVYEQHYKTVGPFSGTAHITVLLDRTDDRALRHRLLFLLKALMKDLANVEACVLVGGCVLAVDLLTVVHEASERTAIPLQSNLIAATAFMEPLKEWMYIDREGAQIGPVEKDAIRRLWSKKAIDWTTRCWASGMLDWKKLRDIRELRWALALRVPVLTPPQVGDAALSILHSMVSAHSDLDDAGEIVTPTPRVKRILSSPRCLPHIAQAILSGEPSIVEAAAALLKAIVTRNPKAMIRLYSTGAFYFALAYPGSNLLSIGQLFAVTHVHQAFHGGEEAAVSTSLPLAKRSVLGGLLPESLLYVLERSGPAAFAAAMVSDSDTPEIIWTHKMRAENLIRQVLQHLGDFPQKLSQHCHVLYDYAPMPPVTYPELRDEMWCHRYYLRNLCDEIRFPNWPIVEHVEFLQSLLVMWREELTRKPMDLSEEAACKILEISLEDVSGDDVNKKHSSEVSDETSSLSKQIENIDEEKLKRQYRKLAMKYHPDKNPEGREKFLAIQKAYERLQATMQGLQGPQPWRLLLLLKGQCILYRRYGDILEPFKYAGYPMLLSAVTVDKDDNNFLSSDRAPLLVAASELVWLTCASSSLNGEELVRDGGVQLLATLLSRCMYVVQPSTPGNEPSAIIVTNIMRTFSVLSQFEAARSEILEFSGLVPDIVHCTEFELVPGAVDAALQTIANVSVSSELQDALLRAGVLWYLLPLLLQYDATAEEPDATESHGVGASVQIAKNMHAIRAAQALSRLSGLCGDESSTPYNWSAANALRVLLTPKLSSMLRDQLPKDLLSKLNANLESPEIIWNSSTRGELLKFVDQQRAAQGPDGSYDIRDSHDFAYKALSKELFIGNVYLRVYNDQPEFEISEPEAFCVALVDFISYVVHNHPFEDADQYVDGISSPAQNYEDAVDGFVSEQPVLDNSSTISEEQVVGKEEAELVRSLRSALISLQNLLTNNPNLASIFSNKDKLLPLFECFSVPETSNSNIPQLCLGVLSLLTAHAPCLQAMVADGSSLLVLLQMLHSSPSCREGALHVLYALASTPELAWAAAKHGGVVYILELLLPLKEEIPLQQRAMAASLLGKLVGQPMHGPRVAITLARFLPDGLVSVIRDGPGEAVVVALEQTTETPELVWTPAMAASLSAQISTMASELYREQVKGRVVDWDVPEQASGQQEMRDEPQVGGIYVRLFLKDPKFPLRNPKRFLEGLLDQYLSSIAATHYDTQAVDPELPLLLSAALVSLLRVHPALADHVGYLGYVPKLVAAVAFEGRRETMSSGDANIGKNADKTYDPDNGSTEHTQTPQERVRLSCLRVLHQLAASTTCAEAMAATSVGTPQVVPLLMKAIGWQGGSILALETLKRVVVAGNRARDALVAQGLKVGLVEVLLGLLDWRAGGRNGFCSQMNWNESEASIGRVLAIEVLHAFATEGAHCTKVREILNNSDVWSAYKDQRHDLFLPSNAQSAAAGIAGLIENSSSSRLTYALTAPPLQSSTSRPPPSSTSDFHGKQELS